A genomic segment from Manduca sexta isolate Smith_Timp_Sample1 chromosome 13, JHU_Msex_v1.0, whole genome shotgun sequence encodes:
- the LOC115443437 gene encoding testis-specific serine/threonine-protein kinase 2, with protein MAERLSPRSSEVNALEQRGYLIGKKIGQGSYATVHLAEYCDASSPKRMHLACKIFDKEKAPRDFLEKFFPRELDILTKIENPHIIQVHSILQRGPRVFIFMRYADNGDLLDFIKRNGVVPENQAKLWFRQMASGLQYLHSKNIAHRDLKCENILLSRRFNVKLADFGFARFCTDGENRRVLSQTYCGSAAYAAPEVVSGTPYNPKLADVWSLGIILFIMLNASMPFDDSNLRKLLKDQMSRNWVFRSRIRDSVSAAAKSIVRHILEPDITLRLTLDRVLSHEWTRPRKDKSASLMGRLVQSAPSAPHSPSKREHDEAGTSAGARVSGDHRETERERHDDINMRSRD; from the coding sequence ATGGCTGAGCGCCTCAGCCCTCGAAGCTCCGAGGTGAACGCCTTGGAACAACGAGGTTATCTGATCGGCAAGAAAATCGGACAAGGATCTTATGCCACCGTCCACCTGGCGGAATATTGCGACGCATCAAGTCCCAAGCGTATGCACCTCGCCTGCAAGATATTTGATAAAGAAAAGGCACCTCgagattttttagaaaagttttttCCTCGCGAGCTCGACATATTGACTAAAATCGAAAACCCACATATAATCCAAGTGCATAGTATATTACAGCGAGGGCCGAGAGTGTTTATATTCATGAGGTATGCTGATAACGGCGATCTATTGGATTTTATAAAGCGTAATGGAGTAGTGCCAGAAAATCAGGCGAAGTTGTGGTTTAGACAAATGGCCAGCGGTTTACAGTACTTACATAGTAAAAACATTGCTCATCGTGATCTAAAATgtgaaaacatattattatccaGAAGATTTAATGTAAAGCTGGCTGATTTTGGATTTGCTAGATTTTGCACGGACGGCGAAAACAGGCGAGTTCTTAGCCAAACATATTGCGGATCAGCTGCGTACGCCGCGCCAGAGGTGGTGAGTGGTACACCCTACAACCCAAAACTTGCTGACGTTTGGTCTCTAGGAATTATTCTTTTCATAATGTTAAACGCTTCCATGCCGTTTGATGATTCGAATCTGCGCAAGTTACTTAAAGATCAAATGTCACGCAATTGGGTATTCAGGTCTCGGATCCGAGACAGCGTATCGGCCGCGGCTAAGTCTATCGTGCGTCACATTCTTGAACCTGACATAACACTTCGACTAACCCTCGATCGGGTGTTGTCGCACGAGTGGACTAGACCGCGCAAGGATAAGAGCGCTAGTTTGATGGGTCGGCTGGTGCAGTCCGCGCCGTCGGCACCTCACTCCCCGAGCAAGCGCGAGCACGACGAGGCAGGCACGTCGGCAGGCGCGCGCGTTTCGGGAGATCACCGCGAGACTGAGCGGGAGCGACACGACGACATCAACATGCGTTCCCGAGATTGA
- the LOC115443438 gene encoding uncharacterized protein LOC115443438 gives MKIAMLYYILFFLLAHATANLRYRRVGEPNYEISFYEYGSHIKGQVVSYTYNGVIPALTPIHHLIAKPIRPDVEQRFTYLRVEYVSPLSKVSISLNPANFTLTFHVRFPFIDIPLGIVGYSLPLK, from the exons ATGAAAATAGCAATGCtatactacattttattttttttattagcacaTGCCACTGCTAATCTCCGTTATCGCAGAGTTGGAGAACCTAACTATGAAATTTCATTCTATGAATATG GGAGCCATATTAAGGGACAAGTAGTTTCTTATACTTACAACGGTGTCATTCCTGCTCTGACTCCAATCCATCATTTAATAGCAAAA cCAATTAGGCCAGATGTGGAGCAGAGATTTACCTACCTACGGGTGGAGTACGTAAGTCCTCTTTCTAAAGTGAGCATCAGTTTGAATCCGGCCAATTTCACTCTAACCTTCCACGTGCGGTTCCCGTTTATAGATATTCCACTTGGTATAGTCGGATATTCCTTGCCTCTCAAATAA
- the LOC115443436 gene encoding uncharacterized protein LOC115443436: MRILVAVACILLCAANLATAEQFVYKFGYDVGGVIHTGEGNIPLLKYTKEINIPVPADVRVTYVEVIIDALSSPQVQYDSLNHKVVITYSWTQITLSKYKIIVKGF, from the exons ATGCGAATACTGGTAGCAGTTGCTTGTATCTTGTTGTGTGCGGCCAATTTAGCAACAGCTGAACAGTTTGTCTATAAATTCG GTTATGACGTCGGCGGTGTAATACACACGGGAGAAGGAAATATACCTCTTCtgaaatatacaaaagaaataaatatcccT GTACCAGCAGATGTAAGGGTTACTTATGTTGAGGTCATTATAGATGCTCTATCGTCACCGCAAGTCCAGTACGATTCTTTAAACCACAAAGTAGTAATCACCTACTCTTGGACACAAATTACGCTGTCTAAATACAAGATCATCGTGAAGGGATTTTAA